The DNA segment TCCTCGAGGCCATTAAGGTGAGATCCTTGTTCATTTTCAATTGCTGCGCCTGTGCTTATATGAAGTTCATAACGGTTTGCATCATTCTATACAGGCAAACTTCAACGACAAGTATGAAGAGTACAGGAAGAAGTGGGGAGGTGGAATTATGGGATCTAAATCTCAGGCCAAGACCAAGGCTAAGGAGAGAGTTCTAGCCAAGGAAGCTGCTCAGAGGATGAATTAGACCTGCCTTCATTTTACTTCTTTTTGGTGGAATCTTGTTTTAAAACTCAAATGAAAGTCTTTTCTTCTAGCTCATCATGGGTTCTCTCTAGATGCTAGCATTTCTTGCTTGAATACCTTAGATTTCAACTTGAGGTTTACATAATTACTTTTTGATAAGAATAAAAATTGCGTAGTTGATGGTAGGTAAGAAGGAAAGGAAAGGAAAGCATTTATCTGAACTTGTGAAGCTTAATCGTTAGGGGAAGAATCTCATCCTGCGTATGACACGAGTTTTCATAATGACTAAAAACAACAAGCatctatgaaattttttttaaaaaagtaaagcAATGACGAATGCACTCACTGACCGACCTTCTGTTCCTTCTGAAGTCGGTGCCATGTGGATGCGGTCAAGTTAGAATACTATTTTCCACTGTTCTCTCGCCACGTGTCACCAATCCTGTGAATGTGCTGAACCAATTCGAACCAGAGGTAAAAGGGTACTCAAAATCTAAACCGGATTAGTTGATAAAACCGACCGACATGAGCAGAAGAGCCAATGAAAAGAGTGTGAAGCAACTGTAGCGCAAACCCGTACAATTTCTCAGAagatatttttctataaatttagGCTCTTCCTTTCGTATCTCTTGTCGTCTTAttgcagagaaaaaaaaaattaaaagagcCTCGAAAAATTCACAGACTTGTCTCCCCTCACTCTTTAGTAGCTTCTGAAAATTTCACAGccctaaacaaacaaaaatgagCAAGTTCTGGACTTTCCTCACCGCTCTTCACTCAGGCGCTGGGTAATTCATctcttttataatattatttcaatatttacatttttttttctatgctTTAGATCTCTAATATTTTTTTCGTACGTATATGCAGTCCCCTGGTGATGTTGGTGTATCCATTGTAAGTTTCACCTAATTCGATTTattcgttaaaaaaaaagagtttcgGTGAAAGTTTAATAATTGGCTTGTAGGTATGCATCGGTGGTGGCAATGGAGAGCACAACGAAAGTAGACGATGAGCAGTGGCTTGCCTACTGGATCATTTACTCCTTCCTCACCCTCACTGAGCTGATTCTACAGTCGCTTCTTGAGTGGATCCCGATCTGGTACTCGGTGAAACTGGTGTTCGTCGCTTGGTTGGTTCTGCCTCAGTTCCATGGCGCAGCTTTCATCTACAACCGTGTGGTGAGAGAGCAGTTCAAGAAACACGGCGTCTTTGGCTCCTCCTTTCACACCAAACACTCCAAACCCAACATCATCCACTCCATTTTCCACCGGGTAATCAtaatattctctctctctctcttttcttgaaATAACCAAAAGAAACGTCAAAAAGTGAATTAATTGGGTCAAAGGAAAGAATAAACTTTTTTCTAGATTATGCATTTAGTtactatttattaattaatcctAGGAAACTTAACAAGAACTCTAACGTAACgagtttttaataatttcacTGATTTATATCCTTTCGgttaatttgaatttaaaacaTATGTATTAGGAGGGACACGAGGCTCACTCTCACTGACGCCAAAGCAGAGGAGAAGCTCGAATAGCATTGTAGTGGAGTTGGTGGTGGCCGCCCCGTCTTGTCTTATGTCTAATCTTtacttttgttttagttttatttaataatttgagAAATGTGATGGATGATGACTAGTGAGGTGTGTGATTGTTTTAAATTAGAAATGgcttcttcttgttgttgttgtattgCTTAGCTTCCACGCGTATCTTCCATTTGGGAACACAAGTGTTAACGCTATTGTTTCAATCGCTTTCTAATGCTATATGACATGACTGAATAATTAGTCTTtatgtgttttaaaaaattaaaacatgttTGATGTACTGGGGTACTTTTGTTTATCAATTGATAATCAGAATTCATAAACAAAAGTCTTGATCATCAAAAGCAATGTCAAAAAAATTGTTGGGATATTGTTAGGCGTTTTTACAAGATCGATTTATGAACGTGGAGACGCTTTGTCCGACTCCTAGGCGCATAGACCATTTTATAACACTGGCCAAAAGTCATAACTTACATGGTGTCCCACTTGGTTTCTCTATTCTTAATGGCATGATGATATGATTCTTCGGATCTTTCGTTAGCATGTGATTCAATGGCACGCATTAGTTAGGTTCCCTCTCTCAGTAGTCAGTACCTTTGCTTGTATATGAATGTGTAAATGTTTCACAATTGCTGGTTCATCATTGGGACTTAGCTTTGTTTATTAACTATCCACACATATCTGCTGCTGTAGAATATGTTTCATGTCCACAAGACCTATTTTAAGATTAATATATCcactttttcttttgtattctCTTGTGATGTGATTTAAATGACCAGCTTGACTACGAAAGAAGAGACACTGAATGGAGTGAAATAGTTCATCAATGGTCGCCATTCTCTAGTGAAGAAGATCTTCTTCGTCAGGTCAACCCTGATAAGTCACCTGGTCCAGACGGCATGAATGCGGGGTTCTTTAGACATCATTGGAGCCTGGAATATTCCCTCTATCATTCAAGAAAAGTTACTTAATATGACTGGAATATCAAGAAAAGTATTTAGGCTTGCCTGAGAAAATAGGTCGTAAAAGGAAGGGATGCTTTTGAGTATATCAAGCAAAGGATTATCAATAAACTTAACAGCTGGTACAACAAGTTCTTATCACCAGCAGGGAAAGAGGTCCTGCTTTAAGCCGTGATTACGGCAACGCCATACGCAATGACTTGTTTTCTGCTTCCAAAAAGGCTTATTGAAGGAGATTACATCTGCTATGAGAAGATTCTGGTGGTCTTCCCACAAGGACAAGTACAAAATACTCTGGATAAGCTGGCAAAAAATCACAGAAACAAAGAAGGATGGAGGGCTGGGAATCAGAGATATGGAGAGTTTTAACTTGGCACTGCTAGCCAAACAAGGTTGGAGGATACTTCAGAGTTTGGCAAGATAATTGGATCCATTCCAAACCAGCGAATCCAGCTTCAGCAAACGGCTCTAATATTTTCGCTGACTTAAAAGGGTCAATGACTTGTTGATTCCTGAAACAAGAGAATGGAATATAGAGTTAATCAACACAGTCAGGTTAGCCCAGACTACATTCGAAATATAAGACCAAGCTAGTGGGAAATCAAGATAAGCTTATATGGAGCTACACAAAGAATGGAGGAGTATACTCAGTAAAGTCAGGTTACCATCTATGTAATCAGAGGCAAGAACAAGGAAATCCCACATTGATATCCGATGAAGCTAAGGGATGCTGTTCAGCTATCCGGCTACTAAAGATACCACCAaatatcaagttttttttttgggtggaaAATGGTGCATAATGGCATATATCGGTAGCAGAAAATAT comes from the Brassica rapa cultivar Chiifu-401-42 chromosome A01, CAAS_Brap_v3.01, whole genome shotgun sequence genome and includes:
- the LOC103862751 gene encoding HVA22-like protein d isoform X2; amino-acid sequence: MSKFWTFLTALHSGAGPLVMLVYPLYASVVAMESTTKVDDEQWLAYWIIYSFLTLTELILQSLLEWIPIWYSVKLVFVAWLVLPQFHGAAFIYNRVVREQFKKHGVFGSSFHTKHSKPNIIHSIFHRGHEAHSH
- the LOC103862751 gene encoding HVA22-like protein d isoform X1, with product MSKFWTFLTALHSGAGPLVMLVYPLYASVVAMESTTKVDDEQWLAYWIIYSFLTLTELILQSLLEWIPIWYSVKLVFVAWLVLPQFHGAAFIYNRVVREQFKKHGVFGSSFHTKHSKPNIIHSIFHREGHEAHSH